Part of the Ictalurus punctatus breed USDA103 chromosome 9, Coco_2.0, whole genome shotgun sequence genome is shown below.
CTAGGAAAATACGTTCACTATACGttgtgtttataaataaataaaactgaggtTTTATAACACACCAAGTGGGCATGATCtaggctataaaaaaaaaaaatcctggtgcataagtattggcacccgaaTCGTGAGCAAGTTTGAAGGGGGACCAGGAAGGCGTTACTCATGAGGCTCGGGCGACGgttagtaaataaaaatgcaggaAGCGGAGAAGAGAAGGTACGGAGCGCTTACTCGAGTCCTTTGTAGCAGTGCTTCCTGCGGAACTGAAAGACGTTCCTGACCACTTTCTCCACCAGCTTAAAGGGCTGCTGGATGTGTGGCTTCACCAGAGGAGTGAAGTGTACCACCCCCACgtccacctacacacacacacacacaaacataaaaacacacatgaaCATGGAGAACACAATCACAGTGAAGCAGGACTCCCACGTACACGCATGCACACggcgagggagggagggagattGACGGCTAGCGGGAGGATAGGATGAGTGGTAGAAAAGGGAAGGCAATGACGCAGCAGTTGCCACAGTAACACCTGTTTGAAGGGGCCGTGAAAACAAAAGAACGTCTGCTGAGAGTCTCGTCAAAAACTGACACATCAAAACATACAAACGAGAATGTTCACGATTGATTTGATGCTGGGATTGGTGAGGGGGTGAACCAACATTTGGCCTtgactcatctctctctctctctatatattatatatagatatatatagatatatatatatatataaatacaatccTCCAGTCAGCGCTAAGCTGATATGACAAACTGTTGAAGTAATCGCGCCAGAACGAGCAGAGCAGAGCGATGCTGCTCTCCTCCTCACATCTCCCTCCCTCACAGTCTCGTTTTTTCCTCCACTCCGAGGCACAGCTCTTCCTTTCATTGTGAGcagtataaaaaaagaaaaggaaccGCGCACAAGccagagcgagcgagcgagcgagcgctTTTGAGCGGAGGAGTATACATTTCTGGACCTTCTCCCTCGTGAATGAAGAGCACCATATGGGCTGTTCTATCGTTTCTTCCCGGTGGACAGATTGAGAGATAACctcggaaagaaaaaaaaaacggataCGGACATGATCACGCCGAGACGACCGTCATCGACTACATCTCTAACAGGTACGTCTGCAGGGTCTCCTTCTTTCCTGCTACTCTCAccgtgttgtgtagtgtagtgctgCAGCGACGAGGCGTTTTAGTTTTCATTTCTGCCTCGCCGTTTAATTTAGCGCTGGCACGATGAGAATTTGGAAGGGGATGGGGGGGGGACTCGATTAGTCGGCGGGAGAATGAAAACGCCGCGGCCGTAATTGATTCGCTGTCGATTCGTTCGTCCGACGCCTGAACGGACGTTCGCTCGGCTCTGCGCCGGATCGCGGTTAACTTTCGCGTGCTGCGGTGATGCGGGAAGCCCATCAGCAGCTCTGCACTTCTCCTCACAACTTCGTAACGAGACGCAAAGCATCGCACACCGCCGTTCGTCTCGTTAATTAGAAAACGACACATCAGTGAAATCgatgatcatttaaaaacactcaTCTCCTgtagactctctctctcctgtagtaattacaccatatatatatatatatatatatatatatattttcattctgcaggcagtgtgtgtatgcgtgtgtgtgtgttggggggttGGTATGGGacgagggagggggagggggaggtcGATATTGCGACTATACATGCAGCATTTCTTCCATTTGAACAGTCCCAGTCACTCTGGAGTGTGATTTATGACACAGCAGCTACACGGCCCTATCACTCGCCCGCTCTGTAGTAATATATTCCGCTCTCGCCATTAATCCAGTCCTGATCACCTTAGCACACGAAAAACCTTCCTCTCAAATAAACGCTGTGCCACCATCACTGCTTAGAAGATATTCTGCATTTAAGTGATCCGAAACTCCGAGAAGGACTCATCAATCCGCCCGAGACCTTTGCTTTCTCAAGACTCATTCCTTGTTCCCACAAATATGCACGCTGGACCATGGATTACAAGGGTTCATTTCATCCGTGCATTTAAAGCAAgcagaaaaaaactaaacaagcGCCCGGTCATAAATTCCAACCTCTCCAAACGGACTACTCGTAAACAAGACTCCATTTACGTCTCGGGTCGATAAAAACTTTTAGTCGATAAATCTACCGAACTTGAACGTGAAGTTACTTATTTTGcggaggaatttttttttttttttttttaaagtatgatttttgtctttttaatgaataaaaatgtaataaaatataatgcaaAAATTACGTTCATAAATGCCTATGCGTTTatggcacagctgatttacatctagccacacccacaaaatTCCATAAAAGGCATGACTAAACACTGAAACAGCAACTCCTAAATGCAAAGTGTGCTAAACCTTCcggtaatgcagctcagccattgcagCGTGATGGCTTTTATGGGCTGCTATTACTTTTGTCCTAATCAAACAGCTAGTCTTAATtcatgtatttgttttagatCGCTTTCTTTCATCGTTAATGTAAAACTGACCGAGTTTCACCAAATGTCCTCATGTAAATGCTCCTGAAAACACCGTACgaaggaaccccccccccccccatccgcCATAAGAATCGAGGCCCTGAATTTCTGAAGCATAATAATTACGAATGCGTGCGCAAAAATATACAAGCTCACAATTTTTGGCAGCGACCATCAATAAGGTAGGACAGATGTGGTCCGGTAATTGTGTTACGATGCGATTACACAAagtcacactctctctctctcgtcaacAACCTCTGCGTAAGTGACGGACAATTCTATGCCTGTTTTCATCCACATAATTCTCAAAGTCCCCTCACCCATTTTCACCTCCAGCCAATAGGGAGTGACGGGTAATTGGTCATTTTTTTGTTATCGGGAATGACCGAAGCAAGGTGGAGATCCCTCAACACCAACACGATCATTCCTGAACATAACAGACAGTGAACAATTCAATATCCAGCCGGGGAATACAGGAGCTGACAGGAGTGAGAAAACAGTCCTGCATAAATCATGATCGCGCGTCCAAAAGACACACGCAAGTACTTTAGCTGTGGTGGAAGGGGAAAGTGGCGACGTGCTGCAGTTCCTGCCGCTGtgcagaagaaaataaataaataaataaattaaaaagtacTCTCTGTGTTCAAGGAACACCCCAAGGCATGGAGAAGAAGCAAAAGTCTTGCCGGATATCCTCAGATCTCGACCGAGACGCATTTCGTAGAGAATCTCCAAGGGCGAACGGGTGAAAAAGGAACGGCTTTTGAAAACGCGAGCGCAAACGAAACGTCACCGATGGATGGTAATGCGAGCGCGATGTTCGAAAGACACGATCGCCCAGTAAAACAGGACGCAAACGGACGGAGACGCATCGGCGTCAGAACGCgatttgcatttatattaaCAAGAACGCTCGTTTGGTGGGGATGCTGAAACAAGGTCATTCTGAGGGCGACCTTGGGGAACAAACTGCACATTCAGCTAAATCTGTGAAGTATGAAAAGCTTTGACgcggggtgggggtgggggggggagcAAAGCAGTCATGTCCTGAAAATAAAGCGAATGCAAATTGGATATAAATTTCTAGAGAAAGGATCATGATGTCCAGTGAAGCCTCGGAGAAGAGGTGATAAAAACCAGAGCAGCGTGCTTTTAATAACGCCCCACGCCTTCACATTCCCTTGGTGCATGTTAGCAGCTTTCTTCATTcccttttgtttaaatatacattttttaatgaccccccccccccccccccccacaccacACACTTTCAGCATCAACCCTTAGGTCGCAGCTTCTCAACCATGAAGTGGAAGTATTTATACGgttatttatgcaaataaacTTGATTAATGGAAAATTTTAACTGTGAAGCTTAATGAaagtttaacaacaacaacaacgataaaaaaaattcacaatcaCACCCAATTTACACCAGACCGTAGTGGCGCTGTTGTTAAACTGTATAAATATAACAAACCTATCTTCCGCCTTTGACGTACATCAATTAACTGTTATGAGCGAGAAGTTTCTGTTCATATCGATTCGTTATGATAAATTTGAATTGTTAAATAAGAACATCACCAGCCGTTCTTTGTGCACTTATTTACTCTGAATTTTCCAAATAGTAGGCGTATATGTCGAATAATTGCTATTATAGGAGTGGTTGTGGTTTGGGGTGGAGGAAGTATGGTCCCTTAACATGGCCAAACAAGGTTAAGAACATCCGCCTTAGATGTTCCTTGGTGAAGAAACAAAATGTCAGcccaaaaaaacccagacacTGTTCGTGCCACCGAAACCCGAGAACGTGTTAACTGAAGGTCAGCAGAAGAGAAAGCACGAGCGCGAGCTGTTTCTAGGGTTTGCGTTTGGTTTACTACAAGTATTGATTCGGGATGAACGCGACATCAATAAGAAAGGCGCTGAAGACTGGACCAGAGGACACGCACGTCAAAAAGACTTGAGTCGAGTAATCGAGTTAAAGCTAACCGCATTAGGTTGGCATGCAGTCTTTATAAAATCAGCCCCGAGTGCACGCTCTCTCCATCCTCTTTGTCAttcatgaatcaaggtcgtatAACCACCTCCATCTCCTCCACAGAAGGGAGATGGAAGGGGCGGGGCAACTGCTTGGAGTTCAGGTCCCTGCTTTATAGAACATGTAAACGGTGTGTGTGGCTCAGATTAAACCAAATCAAGTTCACCTTGAATACTAGAGAAAAGGGGGACAGGTCCTTAGACGCACCGAGCGTCTCAAACATCTGGCCAGATGAAAGGTCAAGGACCGTCCACATTCACATATAATGATTTCACGCATAACGAACAGTATCTAATTGTCCCACGTAGAATCACCCGCACCTAATAAATAATCCTGATTAATAGGATTAACATGGTTAATGGTGCGATGGTGAAACTTGTGTCATTTTGGAAGCATTGTACCTTAAAACACCTAAATATGCGAATCATGTTTGACTTTATAGCACATATATTtagtttatgtattttatttaggcTAGTACATGCCAGGTATAGTTTATAAAATAACAGTGACGCAACGGGCACAAATAGAAGTAAATGTGAGGTAAAATATTACTGGTTaacacaaaatttaaaaaaaatactttagaaaaacaacacatttctaCGAATATGTAGTACTCTGGTAATAATTATACCTTAAATACACACTAATGATGACAATTTGAATTAATTGGGCTTATACATTTTGTGTCTGGTAACGTTATAttcttttgttgttgattttttagCGAATTAGCCTAAGGGCTAGTTATGCTAGCTGCTGTTtaagtttatttaaataaaaaataaaataaaattaaaaaagtgcTTTACGAAGGCAACTGCTACATAAATCCCCGAAAGAGGTCGATACGATTCAAACTAAAAGCAAAAAGACGTGTTTGACAAAAAGAAACGTTTAAAGTATAACGTTAGTTCTCTGCCTTATGAATAACGGTCTACAgccgggttgccagattggattcGCATTCACACCCAAGTGACGGTTTGTTAAATCCATTCAAATTCATTATaaattaatgattaaaaaaaaaataattaaacaaataataattagagtCATTAATCTTTTTTCTACAAGTATAACACATTATTACCAGGGACAAATTCATGGCAACTGAGTGGGAATACTTTCAATATGAGCCGggggttaaaaagaaaaaccccaaataaaatggtaaaatagCAGAGAGAAGGAAAACAGCATGCaggagggggtgtgtgtgtgtgtgtgtgtgtgtgtgtgagagagagaccggtGATGTACTCTCCTCTCCTGCTGCTGAGGAGAACATGGATGCTGTGTGCGCGCGCTTTAAACCCGCAGCATCGCTCATACCGCGTGTTTTCACTGCGTTTGcggtgtgtgcgcgcgtgtttgttcgtgcgtgtgtgtgtgtgtgtgtgtggctctgcaccagtccgAGGTAAGGATGCATTTAAATCTATGAGCTGTTTTCCTACAGCTAGCTTAATTCTTTCGTTTTAAACTCCACAGACACATCGCATGACCATGTTTCAGCCTTTAGCGCATTTTAATGATTACTTTATTTGATTACCcggtgtgcgcgcgcgcgtgcgtgcgtgcgtgtgcgcgcgcgcgtgtgtgcacGGGGAAATACCATGCAACCTGCTTTAATCCTGTTTCTCGTTAGGTacactgcatatatatatatatatatatataaacacaaggCATTTCACAGAGCCACCAAAAAGATCAGACTGTCCCTTTCCTGTAAGACTGTCGTTTGTTATCCTTTGTTCAGGGTGAGGGAAAGTGCCGAAGGGGAGGTGGatgaggaggtggaggaggaggaggcggacTCGCACGATTACTCACTCAGTTCTCTGTTTATTTCCTCAGGTAGGCACTGGTGCTGAAGAGAACAGGACGCCTAGTCGAGCGCCCGTGTGAATGGTGTCCAGGCAGACGGATTGGTCAAGATGGCGTCCACGGGCACGCAGATCTTCGGCTTTGTGCTGGCTCTGCTCGGCATCCTGGGCGCCACGGTCGCCACACTGCTGCCCAACTGGAAGGTGAGCGCAGACGTGGGTTCGAGCATCATCACGGTCATCTCGCAGATGCAGGGCCTGTGGATGGACTGCACCTGGTACAGCACGGGGATGTTCAGCTGCACGCTCAAGTACTCCATACTGGCGCTGCCTGCGTACCTGCAGACGGCGCGCACCACCATGGTGCTGTCCTGCGTCCTGGCCGCGCTCGGGCTCTGCCTGGCGTCGCTCGGGCTCAAATGCACGCACTGGGGCGGCGGAAGGAGAGCGAAACGTCACGCCGCCCTAGCTGCCGGAGCCTGCTTCGTAGCCTCCGGGTTCTTGTGCCTGGTGCCTGCGTCGTGGTACACCAACGAGGTCATCTCCAGCTTTTTGGATGCCAGTGTACCCGAGAGCAACAAGTTTGAACCGGGCGGCGCGGTCTACGTCGCGTTCGTCTCGTCCGGTTTGCTTCTCGCCGGAGGCTTCATCTTCTGCCTGTCGTGCTCGGGCAAGCGTCACGGCCCTCAGGATCTGGTCCTGCTGCCTCCGGATAAACTCTTactccagcagcagcagcagcagctcctcCAGCAGCAGCACTTAGACCAGCTCCAGCACCAGTACTGCACTCTCTCGCCTCTGGATAATAAGACGGGATACAGCCTGCAGGACTACGTGTAACGCGAACGGCGGGAGAGCAGGACGATGACTGTGACACACTCGTCCCATCTTCCTCTTCTAGAAGCACAAAATAGTGGAGGAATTCCCAAAGTTTCAGAACGGACGAGTCGTGCGTAACCGATGAGCGATGTCGGAGCGAGCGGACGACAAATAGAACGCAGACCTCCGCTATCGGAGTGTATTAGAAGGATTCCCGGCGAGCGGATTAGTCAGACAGAAATAACTCCCCCACATATAACTACGGATGCATCGATAACGTTATTTTCAATATGACGAAATGAGTAACCGACTTCATGTTGATCGGTCAATCAAAAGGCGTCGAGGAACATTTCCTTTTCTTCGGCGCCGTTTATGCTTCCCTGCTACAATCCGTTGCCATAAAAACGTGTTCTTTGTAACATTAGCCAGCTGAAGTGAATTAGCAAGCTACCGTAGTTCGCGCTTTTGCACTAAATAAAGTACGTTTGTGTCTGAAATTCCTCGTAGTCAACGACTGATCTTGCGTAAGAACAATAtcctgttatttattttcacgtaCCTAGCGTTATCTGTAGacgttttttccccctcgcCTGTTACCGCTGAACTCCTTGAGTTTCACGTTTAAGATGTTTTACTCGTATTGTACGAAGATACCGTAGTACCTCCTCTTGATATTTGTCGTATATTTTCAGTATGCAGGCCATGTCGCTCGCGATTCGTGCCATCTGTCGTTACGTAGTGTCGCCTGGTATCGGCGGGacatttttaatttgtattttgttttttttttacgaataCAAGCAAACGAGAACACGGTATGGCGCCAATAAGAGCATAGCTATCGATGCATCCCTAGTCATAACCCCTTCCCCAAAGATTAGAAATGAAAAGCAATCAGTTAGCTGCTAACGATGTTTTCGTAACCTCTGCTCAAAGTAAGTCGGCAATACGTCCCCTAAAGGCAATAGCATGGGAAagcctgttgtttttttctttttactctcCGGCCCGGTCCGTTTGAGTAATAGTAGAACTAATGAAATCTCTTGTCTTATTTTGTTAGCTGATAGAATGATTGATATGATTGTTGCCTCAGCATGCTGTTCGGAGCCTGTGCATAATGCAGCGGAATGCCTGGTAGAGACTTGAGACATAGCCACATTGCCTGTGcctaaatgagaaaaaaaaaaaagaaaaaaaatctagaacaTTATAGCGAGccggttggggtttttttttttttttttcgggtgGGGAACGTGATTAGAGAGCGAATGGGGCTGCTGGGAatgataccacacacacacacacacacaccacacacacaccagcacatcCAGAACAGAACATGATGTCTGTATGTGATGTGTTTTTTGGTTAAGCTTGCTCAGTGCATGCTGTTTACTgctttatctctctcacacacacacacacacacacgcacgcacgcacacacacacacacacacacaaagtgagcTGCAtgggtgcttttttttctttcctcttttcaAACCCACGTCAATATTCACTGCTATGGAAACCGAATCCCGCACCCAaatatgtgtgtacgtgtttgGAGGTCTGTGTGAGTCAGTGAGCTAGAGGGaaaaagagagtgtgtgcgtgtgtgtttgctttcGGCTCTTTAGAAGTCACCTCGGTTTCATTCGGCGATCCAAAGAACCCTCCAGAACACACTCGTGTGGGAGGAGCTAACCTGAACCCTGcactattatattatacattatattatacagaATATCGTAACGAGGCGGAATTTTCATAGCAGTGACGCCGATATTGACGCTGGCACCGACGCGTTCTCTCCCCCTTTATCTTTCGGGCCGGTTCCCATCAGCAGTGCATCTGCCGTCAGATTTGCACCAGCAGGAGATCGCTCTTCATCTCAAGCTCCAGTGATTTCTCAGTgccatcctcatcctcatcccaGTCCTCGTTCTCTCCATGTCCGTATGCAAAGGTGCAGATAATCGGCAGCAAGAACATGGTAGCCAAAATAACTCTTAGCACAGGTGTAGTCAATGAAGATTAGCAACCAAGATCACTACAGTAACGTTACAGCTAAACcgtaaatattggcacccctgaaTATGGATACCGCTGCTACCTTGCGTATGGAGAAAGAAccatgtttggggtttttttttttgtccccatCCAGTGCATCAACGCTATCACGCGCATTATTTCCTGGTGCGTTAACATCCTATAGGAGTGGCGTGTTTGCTTTCCGAGCCTTTTCTTCGGCGTAGACatgccttcctgctctgctgagacAAGGAATTTATTCCATGTTGCTCTGAGCTTGGAAAGCAAGCCCTGGCGCTGATGGATGGCACAGCGCATTCTTCCTCTCGAGCAGATTCCCACAGGCGAGCAGATGGCTCTGCCCAGCTTCTCCCTCTCGCAGGCATCCGTGGGCGTGCTGAGTGGGCACGGAGATGCCCTCCTGGGGCAGATTACCCCACCCCTCAGCCCACTGTGCCAGCGCTCGCGCCATAATGACTAGCATTACTCGATGCAATAATTTTCTCCTCCTCATGCCCTATTGATCTGTCCATACACTGCCATTGTTTCAGCTGTGAATGTGCCAAATCCATggtatttatatacacacacacacacacacacacacatatatataaaaatgtactgtTATGTGATGTAACAGTTATTTAACGTATCCTCCATCTTGTCAGGTTCAACACGGAGGATTACATAACTCCAACAAAGCAATCATTTCATGTTCATAAGCCATTTCTATTCAGCACTTCAggatatatataattttttaaaaatatttctcatGCTTTGGGATTCCTTTCTGCAAAGTTCTGTGATGCAGTATATTatctacactatatatatatatatatatatatatatatatatatatatatatatatatatatatatatatatatatatatatatatatatatataaataaaacttctcGCCAGTTTGGCAGCTTGATTGATTTGATCTGACCTTTTATTGAAgagaatatatgtatatgcagtTCTCAGTTTTAAAACCCAGGCATGTTTATAGTGAATCTTCTTTATAAGAAGACGACgcttttcctttttattattattattatttattttatttttttttacacctttaCTTGTGTAAGCCCATATTACTGCAGATGTTTTGATTAAATATATTGCTAAATAAAAAGCAGATTAAACGTAAATAGTGTGTTCGAAGTGCGTCaggccaaaaaataaataaataaataaaaaaggaggggaaaaaaaaaaaaaaggcgtaaACCCATGTTATGCAGTGTACCTTTCGTTAGCGCGTTAAAACACGAGCTTCAGCCGCTGCTCGGGCCGCGGTTCTGTTTGGTGGATAACTGAAGGGTTCTCGGGGGGACGGACGCAGCTTATTTTTGTGGACGCTTCAGCACTTCTTGATTTTGCAGAGAAATGAGCTTCACGTGTGACTCTGCTGTTGTTTCAGTCTGCTTGTGCAAGTAgttctattttttattaataaaactattttgtggACGCAgtttgtctaaaaaaaaaaaaaagaaaaaaaaggaaaaaaagaagcctttttctttatttactgctgactctttttgttattctttctgtcttttcccTCCCTCTTCCTCAGATCCCACTGTGCTGTGCGAGTGTGTAGGCCGGTGTGCTATTTCTATTTAATCCCTATAGACGCGTTTTCTTtcgttattttttaaatccgtcaTCGCTTCTGTAGGAAACGAACAAAAGAGGAGTACagtacagaaaacaaaaacatgcaagaCATCACTGCTGGATTTTGTCAACGTCCCTCTggattaaaggagcagtttgcaCATTTTTCTGCCGCCCCCTGCTGCCTCCAAGATGAATTGCAATGGCAAAAAAACATTAACCAGCTTACCACGTTCCCACTGCAAACCAAACCGCTCTGTATGTTTCCTAACCTGCAGCTGGTTGATTCACAGATGGGCTCAGAGCTCCAGTCTGGcttttctgggccagaaaatgTAAACCTGTAACAGGAAAACTACCGAATGCTTTCACACTAGGTGTTTCTTTTGTGCTAGGATGCTCTTACCGGTCCTACATACTATCAGTCATACGTTTGTCTTTGCTATAGCTTTGGAGACAGAAAATCACGAGAATTTTAGCTGCATGCGTGACTCGACAGTCAGTTAAAAGAGGGACGTTACATCACATACCGGAGaacatctttaaaaataaataaataaataaataaataaataaataaataaattacgcacatggtttttttatttttagtaacacttcAACACCggaatgaaatatttttctatTCAGCATGTCCTAAATCTCCATGACGACTCATTTTTCACCAGCACTTTGTCCTCTATATTTGTATTTCTTCCTTGCCTCTCAGATTGCGACCTGACTGATCAGGAggtacaaaaaaattaataatcaataaataataataaataaaagtctgtgATGTCATTCAGGGCCAAAAATGCCAGGAGTCAAAGCACCATGACAAGCCATCGTTGAAATTACATCAATGATTAACCATCTCGAAGATGTTGAACATTACAAACTGCCCCTTTAAGGCGTCACTGACTCATCTATTGACAGCAGATTTTCTTTTTTGGGTTCCTCATCAGTACACATGAATACACTGAgatgtcagagtgtgtgtgtaataaggGTCGGCAGGCTGTGGAGCAGCAGGTTAGTCATCCAGGTTGCAGCACATTGCAGCCAAGAGTGTGTTGATGGTGCTGAAATCGGCTCGCCGTGAGCCGTGTCACGCAGACCGAGCCGTCCTGTACGTGTCCTCGCAGACCTGCCATGTCTCATCATCCGCTTTCAGCCTAACGTGCCCGACGGCGAGCCGGCAGACTCGGCAACCCGCGTTATAAATGGCTCCTTCCTACGAGGACGCTGCGTACGAATACCAGTGGCATGTACCACGGCTGGTTGACTCTTCAGCCTAATTGCGCTTTAAATCAATATTGACACGGAGGCTTTTTCATGTTTCCTCTTCGGAACAAAACGTCCATCCAGCTACGATTATTCAGGAAATAAACGGTTATGAAACCTCACAAGGAAAATCTAGAACGAAGTAGAAGGAGTCCTGTGTGTTTAACCTACATTTGCTTAATGGGTCTCTGGACTACGGTGCAGAAGTGACGGATTGTGATTCACGACTGAAACCCCGAGGGTCGTTTAACGCCCGCACTGAATCGGAACTTCTTCGCCGTTAAACTTTCCGATTTTAAATTGATCTATCCGTTATCTGTGGGTTTAAACACCACGCAGAAGGTCTTTAATCTCCCCGAAGACAttaagaagaaaccttgagaagaaccaaGACTCGGATAGCGGGATTAAAGCAAGAGGAGTTCGTGTAGAGCAAGATCATGTGAATTTATGCTAATTACAAATCACAACCAAAGTCCTGCTGGTAAAGTCTGTGCACCAGCCTGGCGATGCTCCCCGGCAGTGCTTCTCAGTCATACGAGACCGGACTGCTCTCTTCTCGAGTGGCGAGAGATCTATACACCGCACACGGATGGGAACGACGAATCCGACAGAAATGGCGTAAACAACTACCAAAGCAAGGTGCCGTATATATCTGCCCAAGCATCAGTGTAAGAATCCAGACAATAAAATTTTGCCTGAGGGGCGGGATTTCCGTACCGCGTTCGACTTGTTTAGCATCACACGCTCCCCGAAATATACATTTCTCATTCTTCAAACAGCGCTGTGTTTTTGCTCATGATTTCTCTGGTAGAAGAACTTACACCATGCAAATGTACTGCACTCGTCCCACcaaagtcgattattttcctgaagCAGCATGTCCCGAAGTGGCGGATTCCTCTAAAGTTCTGAAAATGTCCGAacgtttataaaaaataaataaatataataataataataataataataaaaagttacagctttccctctgactgttaaagtgctgacactggagactccttccataaaacattaaacaaacacatttctccttagaaaaaaaaaaaaatcgccaTATCAGCGCATATACAGGCGCGGTTTTCATCCCAAGCAAGCAGAAGCACTAGTATGCAGTGGGCAAATTTTCCTCGAACAGGACAGGATATGATAGAATATATGGGAGAATATAACTGTGTATCTCGctctcttgcacacacacacacacacacacacacacacatactctgaCCTTTCCTTGATGCCTCAGCAGCTCTAACCCCAGGGCATATCTCTCAAGACTGACGATCCTGCCCTTGCCTGGTGGGCCGTAAACTGCTGAGACAGGCACGATGGGCCCGGGAGA
Proteins encoded:
- the LOC108269830 gene encoding claudin-20, with amino-acid sequence MASTGTQIFGFVLALLGILGATVATLLPNWKVSADVGSSIITVISQMQGLWMDCTWYSTGMFSCTLKYSILALPAYLQTARTTMVLSCVLAALGLCLASLGLKCTHWGGGRRAKRHAALAAGACFVASGFLCLVPASWYTNEVISSFLDASVPESNKFEPGGAVYVAFVSSGLLLAGGFIFCLSCSGKRHGPQDLVLLPPDKLLLQQQQQQLLQQQHLDQLQHQYCTLSPLDNKTGYSLQDYV